One genomic segment of Roseivirga misakiensis includes these proteins:
- a CDS encoding M42 family metallopeptidase, with amino-acid sequence MALNIPLLKNICEIAGAPGFEKRIRDLVIAEVNPLVDELSVDNMGNVFAIKRGVNNPDGKKVMVAAHMDEIGFIVSHIDDNGFVRFQTLGGFDPKTLTAQRVIIHGREDVIGVMGSKPIHVMTAEERTKVAKTSDYFIDLGMPKEDVEKVIAIGDPITRERELIEMGNCVNCKSIDNRVSVFILIEALRNLKKQPYDVYGVFTVQEEVGLRGANVSAHTINPDFGFGLDTTIAFDLPGAQPHEMVTELGKGTAIKILDASTICDYRMVAYMKEMANKHDIKWQPEILVAGGTDTAGVQRMGKNGAISGAVSIPTRHLHQVIEMASKDDIQASIDLLMACLENLDQYDWSH; translated from the coding sequence ATGGCTTTGAATATTCCTTTACTCAAAAACATTTGTGAAATCGCTGGCGCTCCCGGTTTTGAGAAGCGTATTCGAGACTTGGTAATTGCAGAGGTAAACCCGTTAGTTGATGAGCTAAGCGTTGATAATATGGGTAACGTTTTTGCGATTAAGCGAGGTGTCAATAACCCCGATGGCAAGAAAGTCATGGTAGCTGCCCATATGGATGAAATAGGGTTTATCGTGTCTCACATCGATGACAATGGTTTTGTAAGATTTCAAACACTAGGTGGTTTTGATCCAAAAACATTAACAGCCCAACGTGTTATTATACATGGTAGGGAAGATGTGATTGGTGTAATGGGAAGTAAGCCTATTCACGTAATGACTGCCGAGGAAAGAACTAAAGTGGCAAAAACCTCAGATTACTTTATCGATTTGGGTATGCCAAAAGAGGATGTTGAAAAAGTGATCGCTATTGGAGACCCAATTACCAGAGAACGCGAACTGATCGAGATGGGTAATTGCGTTAATTGCAAATCAATCGATAATCGCGTTTCAGTTTTTATTCTCATAGAAGCTTTAAGAAACTTAAAGAAACAACCTTACGATGTTTACGGTGTATTTACCGTTCAAGAGGAAGTCGGACTGCGTGGTGCTAATGTTTCTGCACATACTATTAATCCAGATTTTGGTTTTGGTTTGGATACAACCATCGCTTTTGATTTACCCGGAGCCCAGCCACATGAAATGGTCACTGAGTTAGGAAAAGGAACAGCTATAAAAATTCTAGATGCTTCTACAATCTGCGATTATCGAATGGTGGCTTATATGAAGGAAATGGCCAATAAGCATGACATTAAATGGCAACCGGAGATTCTAGTGGCAGGCGGAACTGATACGGCTGGGGTACAGCGCATGGGTAAGAATGGTGCTATTTCTGGTGCTGTTTCCATTCCTACACGACACTTGCATCAAGTTATTGAAATGGCGAGCAAAGATGATATTCAGGCCTCTATTGATCTACTGATGGCCTGTTTGGAAAACCTCGATCAATACGATTGGAGTCATTAA
- a CDS encoding fimbrial biogenesis chaperone, whose amino-acid sequence MIKNMKLNAKDFRLMRIASIMLLLLAFFAWDSVAQKISTSPTRINYKVTPGGSGTSRITVANNSADRQGFQVTFGDFSANVAGKSQFSAQGTQSRSCASWLTATPAVFELEPGENQEISVLMDVPADSAALIARWAVAYVQLRAPENDGQGSGEGLKVQVNQSYRFGVYIFQTPPSATDSRGEITGLDFEENKFTVKMKNAGETFLRCNSYIELTSLSTGETKRVTTRGFTMLPALNRNTVFNIPPDIPPGRYSVLAVMDYGNRDEVEAAEMEILIPQRGNN is encoded by the coding sequence ATGATTAAGAACATGAAATTAAACGCTAAAGACTTTAGGCTGATGAGAATAGCTTCAATAATGCTTTTGCTGTTGGCCTTTTTTGCGTGGGATTCGGTTGCTCAGAAAATTTCGACCTCACCGACTAGAATAAACTATAAGGTGACACCTGGTGGTTCTGGGACTAGCAGAATCACTGTCGCTAATAACTCGGCTGATAGGCAAGGCTTTCAGGTGACTTTTGGAGACTTTTCGGCCAATGTGGCTGGGAAGAGTCAGTTTTCGGCACAAGGCACACAATCTAGAAGTTGTGCTTCTTGGCTAACAGCCACGCCAGCAGTTTTCGAATTAGAACCTGGAGAGAATCAAGAGATTTCTGTGCTCATGGATGTACCTGCTGATTCAGCAGCACTAATTGCAAGATGGGCCGTCGCCTACGTGCAGTTGAGAGCGCCAGAAAATGATGGGCAGGGTAGTGGCGAAGGTCTAAAAGTCCAAGTAAATCAATCCTACCGATTTGGCGTCTATATTTTTCAGACCCCTCCAAGTGCCACCGATTCTCGGGGCGAAATCACAGGGTTAGATTTTGAAGAAAACAAGTTTACCGTAAAAATGAAGAATGCAGGAGAGACATTCTTGAGATGCAACTCATATATAGAATTAACCAGTCTGTCCACAGGTGAGACTAAACGTGTTACTACCCGCGGTTTTACCATGTTGCCAGCACTTAATAGAAATACAGTTTTCAATATTCCACCCGATATTCCACCTGGACGCTACTCTGTTTTAGCAGTGATGGATTATGGAAATCGTGATGAAGTTGAAGCAGCTGAAATGGAAATTTTAATACCCCAAAGGGGAAATAATTAA
- the crcB gene encoding fluoride efflux transporter CrcB codes for MIKNLIIVALGGGIGSALRYLIQEVLHKQIENFEPYGTFVVNILGCLLLGLLAGFAEQEKLLTPSMNLLLISGFCGGFTTFSTFAFQSHNLFLANKPIQAILYIGLSITIGLIAAYLGYKLTKG; via the coding sequence ATGATCAAGAACCTTATCATAGTAGCACTCGGTGGTGGAATTGGTAGCGCACTTCGTTACCTTATCCAAGAAGTTCTCCACAAGCAAATCGAAAATTTTGAGCCTTATGGGACCTTTGTCGTCAACATTTTAGGATGTCTTTTATTGGGCCTACTCGCTGGTTTTGCTGAGCAAGAAAAGCTACTCACTCCTTCAATGAACTTATTATTAATCTCAGGCTTTTGTGGTGGTTTTACGACATTTTCAACCTTCGCCTTTCAAAGTCACAACCTTTTCCTTGCCAATAAGCCTATTCAAGCGATACTTTATATTGGCTTAAGTATTACGATAGGCCTAATCGCTGCCTACCTAGGATACAAATTGACTAAAGGCTAA